GCCGCCGCCAATCACCTCGACCACCGCGCGTCCGTCGATCCCCGCCTTCTCGGCAAAGGCCAGGCCCTCCGAGAGCCCCTGCACCAGCCCGGCGATGCAGATCTGGTTGACCATCTTGCACAGCTGGCCCGCGCCGCTGTCGCCGAGGCGCTTGCACATCTTGGCATAGGCGTCGATCACCGGCTCGGCGGCGTCATAGTCGCCCTGATCGCCCCCGCACATCACCACGAGCTGGCCATTTTCGGCGCCCGCCTGGCCACCCGAGACCGGCGCGTCGACGAAACCGAAGCCGTTGTCCTTGGCCACCTGCCAAAGCTCGCGGGTGACCATCGACGACACCGTGGTGTGATCCACAAAGACCGCGCCCTCGCCCATGCCGGCAAAGGCGCCTTCCGCGCCGAGGCAGACCCCGCGCAGGTCGTCGTCATTGCCGACGCAGGCCATGACAAAATCGGCGCCCTCCGCCGCCTCGCGCGGCGTCGGGGCCATCTTGCCCCCGAATTCGGTGACCCATTTGTCGGCTTTCGCGGCGGTGCGGTTGTAGACGGTCACCTCGTGACCGGCCTTGGCCATATGCCCCGCCATGGGGTACCCCATCACGCCAAGCCCCAGAAATGCGCATTTCGCCATGGATCAACCTCCTGTTACGTTTGTCGTTGCGGGAGTTGTCGCGCCTCGCCCGCCCCTTGGCAAGGGGGCGGGTCTTGGGTAAGCCCGTCAAGAGCGGGCAATCCAAGCGGGCAAACTCGGGGCAGAACATGGCAACACTCTTCCGCTGGCTACTCAGGCTCGTCAGCGTGGCGATCCTGCTGGCCGTCGTCGGCGTCTCGCTGGCATATTACCTGGCCTCGCGCTCGCTGCCCGACTACGACAAGACGCTCGAGGTCTCGGGCACCGCCGGCGACATCGAGATCGTCCGCGACAACGCCGGGGTGCCGCATATCTTCGCGCCGGTCGACCGCGACGTCTTCTTCGGCCTTGGTTACGTGCACGCGCAGGACCGCCTGTGGCAGATGACCCTGCTGCGCCGCACCGCGCAGGGCCGTCTGTCCGAACTCTTTGGCCGCCGCACCGTCGATACCGACACGCTGATGCGCCGGCTCGACCTCTACACCCAGGCGCGCCTCTCGGTGGAAGCGCAGGACGGTGAGACACGCGACGCGCTCGAAGCCTATGCCGCCGGGGTCAACGCGCGTATCGACGAGATCAACTCCGACAGCCTTGGCCGTGGCGCCCCCGAGTTCTTCCTCTTCAACGCGCCCATCGCCCCCTGGCAGCCGGCGGATTCACTGGCCATCGTCAAGCTGATGGCCCTGCAGCTTTCGGGGCAGT
The sequence above is a segment of the Alloyangia pacifica genome. Coding sequences within it:
- a CDS encoding NAD(P)-dependent oxidoreductase, which produces MAKCAFLGLGVMGYPMAGHMAKAGHEVTVYNRTAAKADKWVTEFGGKMAPTPREAAEGADFVMACVGNDDDLRGVCLGAEGAFAGMGEGAVFVDHTTVSSMVTRELWQVAKDNGFGFVDAPVSGGQAGAENGQLVVMCGGDQGDYDAAEPVIDAYAKMCKRLGDSGAGQLCKMVNQICIAGLVQGLSEGLAFAEKAGIDGRAVVEVIGGGAAGSWQMVNRFETMLDDKFEHGFAVDWMRKDLGICLATGNEIGASLPVTALVDQFYKDVQSMGGGRWDTSSLIKRLKAFD